One Ostrea edulis chromosome 2, xbOstEdul1.1, whole genome shotgun sequence genomic region harbors:
- the LOC130051670 gene encoding uncharacterized protein LOC130051670 yields MPILPANIKVGFYQMKIEMFVPNPLRCFKCQRFGHGQTNCKCSEACFRCGEEGHDGKGCPKEHKCKNCKGDHMASSKQCPIWIKEKEIQKIKAEKRITYHEAKKLVNMYSIPKPNLSSYATALKSPSMKNMSTQVCQNDIFPHTSVVTTTVSLSPKDKSKINSTSTSSGSTTEVVTATYAAVVAVTSDKPAAADTTKSSGRCDTSPRKNKSRQYNDLVPKGAKDPVTIHNKKWRTSFGGNGVYSIKLSVTSSESFSKKV; encoded by the coding sequence ATGCCAATACTTCcagcaaatattaaagtaggtTTTTACCAgatgaaaatagaaatgtttGTGCCAAATCCGCTGCGTTGTTTTAAATGTCAGCGATTTGGCCATGGCCAAACAAACTGTAAATGCTCCGAAGCCTGCTTCAGGTGTGGTGAAGAGGGGCACGATGGAAAAGGTTGTCCAAAAGAACACAAATGTAAAAATTGTAAAGGTGACCACATGGCCTCCTCTAAACAATGTCCGATCTGGATAAAAGAAAAGGAAATACAAAAGATTAAAGCTGAAAAACGCATAACTTACCACGAGGCCAAAAAGCTTGTAAACATGTACAGTATTCCTAAACCAAATCTGTCATCGTATGCAACTGCTTTAAAATCACCCTCAATGAAGAATATGTCGACACAAGTCTGTCAGAATGATATATTCCCGCATACTTCTGTAGTAACAACAACAGTTTCGTTGTCACCTAAGGACAAAAGTAAAATAAACTCGACATCTACCTCTTCAGGGTCCACAACTGAGGTTGTAACTGCGACTTATGCAGCTGTTGTAGCTGTGACGTCTGATAAGCCTGCGGCTGCAGACACCACCAAATCGTCTGGAAGATGTGACACGTCTCCACGGAAAAACAAATCAAGACAGTATAACGATCTAGTGCCCAAGGGGGCAAAAGATCCCGTCACTATACACAACAAGAAATGGAGAACAAGTTTTGGAGGAAATGGAGTTTACTCCATCAAACTCTCCGTCACGAGTTCGGAGTCTTTCTCCAAAAAAGTATAA